A part of Hippopotamus amphibius kiboko isolate mHipAmp2 chromosome 16, mHipAmp2.hap2, whole genome shotgun sequence genomic DNA contains:
- the MED29 gene encoding mediator of RNA polymerase II transcription subunit 29, with protein MAAAQQQASAASSAASVSGPGSAGGSGPQQQPQPPAQLVGPAQSGLLQQQQQDFDPVQRYKMLIPQLKESLQTLMKVAAQNLIQNTNIDNGQKSSDGPIQRFDKCLEEFYALCDQLELCLRLAHECLAQSCDSAKHSPTLVPTATKPDAVQPDSLPYPQYLAVIKAQIACAKDIHTALLDCANKVTGKTPAPPTGPGGTL; from the exons ATGGCTGCAGCCCAGCAGCAGGCTTCAGCGGCTTCTTCTGCTGCTAGTGTGTCGGGTCCGGGTTCAGCCGGTGGCTCGGGTCCCCAGCAGCAGCCACAACCACCAGCACAGCTTGTGGGACCTGCCCAGAGTGGGCTTTTGCAGCAACAGCAACAGGACTTCGATCCTGTGCAGCGCTATAAGATGCTCATCCCGCAGCTGAAGGAAAGTCTGCAG aCCTTGATGAAGGTTGCAGCCCAGAACTTGATTCAGAACACTAACATTGATAACGGACA AAAGAGCAGCGATGGACCCATACAGCGCTTTGACAAGTGTCTGGAGGAGTTCTATGCACTCTGTGACCAGCTAGAGCTCTGCCTG cgcctggcacatgagtgcctggcacagagttgcGACAGTGCCAAGCACTCTCCGACACTAGTGCCCACAGCCACCAAGCCTGATGCCGTCCAGCCTGACAGCCTACCCTACCCACAATACCTGGCGGTCATCAAAGCCCAGATTGCCTGTGCCAAGGACATTCACACTGCCCTGCTGGACTGCGCCAACAAGGTCACAGGCAAGACGCCTGCACCACCTACGGGCCCTGGGGGCACCCTGTga
- the PAF1 gene encoding RNA polymerase II-associated factor 1 homolog isoform X1: MAPTIQTQAQREDGHRPNSHRTLPERSGVVCRVKYCNSLPDIPFDPKFITYPFDQNRFVQYKATSLEKQHKHDLLTEPDLGVTIDLINPDTYRIDPNVLLDPADEKLLEEEIQAPTSSKRSQQHAKVVPWMRKTEYISTEFNRYGISNEKPEVKIGVSVKQQFTEEEIYKDRDSQITAIEKTFEDAQKSVTEGLGWEGRQTKVWLQNTLYFFSPCFCLCQISQHYSKPRVTPVEVMPVFPDFKMWINPCAQVIFDSDPAPKDTSGAAALEMMSQAMIRGMMDEEGNQFVAYFLPVEETLKKRKRDQEEEMDYAPDDVYDYKIAREYNWNVKNKASKGYEENYFFIFREGDGVYYNELETRVRLSKRRAKAGVQSGTNALLVVKHRDMNEKELEAQEARKAQLENHEPEEEEEEEMEMEEKEAGGSDEEREKGSSSEKEGSEDEHSGSESEREEGDRDEASDKSGSGEDESSEDEARAARDKEEIFGSDADSEDDADSDDEDRGRARGSDNDSDSGSDGGGQRSRSASPFPSGSEHSAQEDGSEAAASDSSEAESDSD; this comes from the exons ATGGCGCCCACTATCCAGACCCAGGCCCAGCGCGAGGATGGCCACAG GCCCAATTCTCACCGGACTCTGCCTGAGAG GTCTGGAGTGGTTTGCCGAGTCAAGTACTGCAATAGCCTCCCTGACATCCCCTTCGACCCCAAGTTCATCACCTATCCCTTCGACCAGAACAG GTTTGTCCAGTACAAGGCAACTTCCTTGGAAAAACAGCACAAACATGATCTCCTGACTGAGCCAGACCTGGGAGTTACCATTGACCTCATCAACCCTGATACCTACCGCATCGACCCCAATG TACTCCTAGATCCAGCTGATGAGAAGCTTTTGGAGGAGGAGATTCAGGCCCCAACCAGCTCCAAGAG ATCCCAGCAGCATGCGAAGGTGGTGCCATGGATGCGGAAGACAGAGTACATCTCCACTGAGTTCAATCGCTATGGCATttccaatgagaagcctgaggtCAA GATTGGGGTTTCTGTGAAGCAGCAATTCACTGAGGAAGAAATATACAAAGACAGGGATAGCCAGATCACAGCTATTGAGAAGACTTTCGAGGATGCCCAGAAATCTGTAACTGAGGGactgggatgggagggaaggcAGACAAAGGTGTGGCTCCAGAACACTTTGTATTTCTTCTCACCTTGTTTTTGCCTCTGCCAGATCTCCCAGCATTACAGCAAGCCCCGAGTGACACCAGTGGAGGTCATGCCTGTCTTTCCAGATTTTAAG ATGTGGATCAACCCTTGCGCTCAGGTAATCTTTGATTCAGACCCCGCCCCCAAGGACACAAGTGGTGCAGCTGCACTGGAGATGATGTCTCAGGCCATGATCAG GGGCATGATGGATGAAGAAGGGAACCAATTTGTGGCCTATTTCCTGCCTGTAGAAGAAACACTGAAGAAACGAAAACGGGACCAGGAAGAGGAGATGGATTATGCACCAGATGACGT GTATGACTACAAGATTGCTCGGGAGTACAACTGGAATGTGAAGAACAAGGCTAGCAAGGGCTATGAGGAAAACTACTTCTTCATCTTCCGAGAGGGTGATGGGGTTTACTACAATGAATTGGAGACCAG GGTCCGCTTGAGTAAGCGCCGAGCCAAGGCTGGAGTTCAGTCGGGTACCAATGCCCTGCTCGTGGTCAAACACCGGGACATGAATGAGAAAGAATTAGAAGCCCAG GAGGCACGGAAGGCCCAGCTGGAGAACCACGAacccgaggaggaggaggaggaagaaatggagatggaagagaaagaagcTGGGGGCTCAG ATGAGGAACGAGAGAAGGGCAGCAGCAGTGAGAAGGAAGGCAGCGAGGATGAACACTCAGGCAGCGAGAGTGAACGGGAGGAGGGTGACAGGGACGAGGCAAGTGACAAGAGTGGCAGCGGTGAGGATGAAAGCAGTGAGGATGAGGCCCGGGCCGCCAGGGACAAAGAGGAGATCTTTGGCAGTGATGCTGATTCAGAGGACGACGCTGACTCTGATGATGAAGACAGAGGACGGGCCCGTGGCAGTGACAATGATTCAGACAGTGGCAGCGATGGGGGTGGCCAGCGGAGCCGGAGCGCCAGTCCCTTCCCCAGTGGCAGCGAGCATTCTGCTCAGGAAGATGGCAGTGAAGCCGCAGCTTCTGATTCCAGTGAAGCGGAAAGTGACAGCGACTGA
- the PAF1 gene encoding RNA polymerase II-associated factor 1 homolog isoform X2, with protein MAPTIQTQAQREDGHRPNSHRTLPERSGVVCRVKYCNSLPDIPFDPKFITYPFDQNRFVQYKATSLEKQHKHDLLTEPDLGVTIDLINPDTYRIDPNVLLDPADEKLLEEEIQAPTSSKRSQQHAKVVPWMRKTEYISTEFNRYGISNEKPEVKIGVSVKQQFTEEEIYKDRDSQITAIEKTFEDAQKSISQHYSKPRVTPVEVMPVFPDFKMWINPCAQVIFDSDPAPKDTSGAAALEMMSQAMIRGMMDEEGNQFVAYFLPVEETLKKRKRDQEEEMDYAPDDVYDYKIAREYNWNVKNKASKGYEENYFFIFREGDGVYYNELETRVRLSKRRAKAGVQSGTNALLVVKHRDMNEKELEAQEARKAQLENHEPEEEEEEEMEMEEKEAGGSDEEREKGSSSEKEGSEDEHSGSESEREEGDRDEASDKSGSGEDESSEDEARAARDKEEIFGSDADSEDDADSDDEDRGRARGSDNDSDSGSDGGGQRSRSASPFPSGSEHSAQEDGSEAAASDSSEAESDSD; from the exons ATGGCGCCCACTATCCAGACCCAGGCCCAGCGCGAGGATGGCCACAG GCCCAATTCTCACCGGACTCTGCCTGAGAG GTCTGGAGTGGTTTGCCGAGTCAAGTACTGCAATAGCCTCCCTGACATCCCCTTCGACCCCAAGTTCATCACCTATCCCTTCGACCAGAACAG GTTTGTCCAGTACAAGGCAACTTCCTTGGAAAAACAGCACAAACATGATCTCCTGACTGAGCCAGACCTGGGAGTTACCATTGACCTCATCAACCCTGATACCTACCGCATCGACCCCAATG TACTCCTAGATCCAGCTGATGAGAAGCTTTTGGAGGAGGAGATTCAGGCCCCAACCAGCTCCAAGAG ATCCCAGCAGCATGCGAAGGTGGTGCCATGGATGCGGAAGACAGAGTACATCTCCACTGAGTTCAATCGCTATGGCATttccaatgagaagcctgaggtCAA GATTGGGGTTTCTGTGAAGCAGCAATTCACTGAGGAAGAAATATACAAAGACAGGGATAGCCAGATCACAGCTATTGAGAAGACTTTCGAGGATGCCCAGAAATCT ATCTCCCAGCATTACAGCAAGCCCCGAGTGACACCAGTGGAGGTCATGCCTGTCTTTCCAGATTTTAAG ATGTGGATCAACCCTTGCGCTCAGGTAATCTTTGATTCAGACCCCGCCCCCAAGGACACAAGTGGTGCAGCTGCACTGGAGATGATGTCTCAGGCCATGATCAG GGGCATGATGGATGAAGAAGGGAACCAATTTGTGGCCTATTTCCTGCCTGTAGAAGAAACACTGAAGAAACGAAAACGGGACCAGGAAGAGGAGATGGATTATGCACCAGATGACGT GTATGACTACAAGATTGCTCGGGAGTACAACTGGAATGTGAAGAACAAGGCTAGCAAGGGCTATGAGGAAAACTACTTCTTCATCTTCCGAGAGGGTGATGGGGTTTACTACAATGAATTGGAGACCAG GGTCCGCTTGAGTAAGCGCCGAGCCAAGGCTGGAGTTCAGTCGGGTACCAATGCCCTGCTCGTGGTCAAACACCGGGACATGAATGAGAAAGAATTAGAAGCCCAG GAGGCACGGAAGGCCCAGCTGGAGAACCACGAacccgaggaggaggaggaggaagaaatggagatggaagagaaagaagcTGGGGGCTCAG ATGAGGAACGAGAGAAGGGCAGCAGCAGTGAGAAGGAAGGCAGCGAGGATGAACACTCAGGCAGCGAGAGTGAACGGGAGGAGGGTGACAGGGACGAGGCAAGTGACAAGAGTGGCAGCGGTGAGGATGAAAGCAGTGAGGATGAGGCCCGGGCCGCCAGGGACAAAGAGGAGATCTTTGGCAGTGATGCTGATTCAGAGGACGACGCTGACTCTGATGATGAAGACAGAGGACGGGCCCGTGGCAGTGACAATGATTCAGACAGTGGCAGCGATGGGGGTGGCCAGCGGAGCCGGAGCGCCAGTCCCTTCCCCAGTGGCAGCGAGCATTCTGCTCAGGAAGATGGCAGTGAAGCCGCAGCTTCTGATTCCAGTGAAGCGGAAAGTGACAGCGACTGA
- the ZFP36 gene encoding mRNA decay activator protein ZFP36 encodes MDLAAIYESLLSLSPDLSSIQGETESSTGWTSSGLWSLSSPDSSPAGVAARLPGRSTSLVEGRSCGWVPPPPGFAPLAPRPGPELSPSPTSPPATPTTSSRYKTELCRTFSESGRCRYGAKCQFAHGLGELRQASRHPKYKTELCHKFYLQGRCPYGSRCHFIHNPSEDLAAPGHPHVLRQSISFSGLPSGRRTSPPPAGLTGPSLSSCSFSPSSSPPPPPGDLPLSPSAFSAAPGTPVARRDPTPACCPSCRRATPSSIWGPLGGLPRSPSAHSLGSDPDEYASSGSSLGGSDSPVFEAGVFGPPQPPAPPRRLPIFNRISVSE; translated from the exons ATGGATCTCGCTGCCATCTACGAG AGCCTCCTGTCGCTGAGCCCTGATCTGTCATCCATCCAAGGAGAGACTGAGTCCAGCACGGGCTGGACCTCCTCGGGACTCTGGAGCCTCAGCTCACCCGACTCCAGCCCGGCTGGGGTTGCTGCCCGCCTGCCTGGCCGCTCCACCAGCCTGGTGGAGGGTCGCAGCTGCGGCtgggtgcccccacccccaggcttcgCGCCCCTGGCTCCCCGCCCAGGCCCTGAGCTGTCGCCCTCACCCACCTCACCTCCTGCAACCCCCACCACCTCATCCCGCTACAAGACTGAGCTCTGTCGGACCTTCTCAGAAAGCGGGCGCTGCCGCTATGGGGCCAAGTGCCAGTTTGCCCACGGCCTGGGTGAGCTGCGCCAGGCCAGTCGCCACCCCAAGTACAAGACGGAACTGTGCCACAAGTTCTACCTCCAGGGCCGCTGCCCCTACGGCTCGCGCTGCCACTTCATCCACAACCCCAGCGAGGACCTGGCTGCCCCAGGCCACCCCCATGTGCTGCGCCAGAGCATCAGCTTCTCAGGCCTGCCCTCGGGCCGCCGAACCTCGCCGCCACCAGCAGGCCTGACAGGCCCTTCCCTGTCCTCAtgctccttctcaccctccagCTCCCCACCACCACCGCCTGGGGACCTTCCACTTTCACCCTCTGCCTTCTCTGCTGCCCCAGGGACCCCTGTGGCCCGAAGGGACCCCACCCCAGCCTGTTGCCCTTCCTGCCGAAGGGCCACCCCCAGCAGCATCTGGGGGCCCTTGGGTGGCCTGCCTCGGAGCCCCTCTGCACACTCCCTGGGATCTGATCCTGACGAATATGCCAGCAGCGGCAGCAGCCTGGGGGGATCTGACTCACCTGTCTTTGAGGCCGGGGTTTTTGGGCCACCCCAACCACCTGCACCTCCCAGGAGACTTCCCATCTTCAATCGTATCTCTGTTTCAGAGTGA